GCAGGCCCTGCGCCAGATGGAGGGCCGCGACGCGATGACCGTCGCGGATGCCCTCGGACGCTCGCCCCGTGCGGTTCAAGACATGGCCCGCTGCCAAGGGATGCCGGTACCGCGCCAGCGTCATGCCCGGTACTGGCCGGCCACCACTAAACGCCGCGCCCGGCAGCTCCGGGCCAGCGGCAACACCGTCAACCAGATCAGCGCCGCGCTGGGTGTCCCGTTCGGGACGGTGCGCCGCTGGGTCTACGAAGGAGCAGCAGCATGACCAGCATCCACGTGAAGCCCGTCTTCAGTGGCGCGACCGACCGCGAAAAGGACCAGGCCCGGCAGAAGCTGGCGAGTGACATCGCACGCTTCAAGGCCGCCGGCGGCAAGGTCGAAATCTCGGGCACAAGCGGCATCGACAAGAGCACGATCAGCCGCAGGCAGGTGGTTGAGGCTCGACACGGTCGCCGCGGTGGTAAGAAGGCAGCAAAGGCATGAGCCGCCACATCGAACGCCGCGCGCCCAAGGAGACGCTGGGCTTCGCTTGGGGCCGGTTCCCAACCGTCGACGGCAGCGCAATCACCTGGCGCCTGTACCGCCGCGACCACCGCCGTGCGCTGCACATGCACGCAGAGACCTTCTTTGCCCAAGAAGACCGCGCAGTGATCGCCAGGCACCTGCGCCGCGCGCGCCGCCACCTTCGCGACCAGGTGGATGAGATCGACCTAGTTGCGATGGGGCTGGCAGAGTAAGCAATTTAAGCGACCGGGATTCTTTCCTGTCCCTCGGTGCGCTCGCTTTCGCTGAGAACCTCCTCGCGGAAGCGATCGACCAGATCAGGAGCGATGCTAGCCACGAATTGAAGTTGCTGCCGCAGCACCTCCAAAGCCATCCGCCTGCCGGTGTACGAGACGCTGATACGTGTAGCCATGATCGTCGGTATCGGCTGGTGCTCGTGGATGTGCGCGGCGATGTGGCAGGCAGCCGCGTTGATATCCCTGCTGTGGCTGATCATCGTCGCCAGGTCCGCGCCGAGATCTACGGACAGGTAGTGGATCCGCTCGGCGATGGCTTCCGCGCTGGGCAACAAAGGTTCGGCGAGGCGCTCAACTGCGTTTTTCACGGCGCGCCAATCTTTGACCCTGCTCGGGTCGAGTGTGGGCAATGCGTCAAGTTCAGCCGCGTAGGTCTGGATCTTCTTCGGCACAGCGGTCACTTCGTGAAGCAAAAGGCGTCCAACGATTCGGGCTTGTGCCTTCCACAGAACCTGAGAGTCCAGGTGTTGCCTCGCAGCGATAGTTGCGGCTTGCCGGGATGTGCGCCACGCAAGGAAAGCAACCAGAACAGTCACCAGACCCACGGCTGCGGTGGCGATGGCTCCCCACCCCGCCCAGAACGTCGCGCACTCCGCCTTCATCGAAAGGCATTCACCAAATCCCAGAGCCATCCCATGGTCCCCCTCTCTGTGCTGGAGCCGATTCTGCCATGACCTTCATCCATCGGAACGAGCGGGTCTAAGTGTAGGAACGGCTCTGACGAACTACCGTCGTCTGGAGCGAGACCAGCAACCGCGACATGATCCTGACCGACCGCCGCGGCGCGCGATCATGCGATCCAATCAATGCTGATCGCTGAACCACAGACACTCAACTCCCTTGTTCGTGGCCTCCAAGGTCAATACCGGTGAGCTTCTTTATCGCGAGCAAGACGTTCTGGGCGGCGAGCTCCACGTTGTCAAGAGCCGTCGTGTAATCAGAGAGTCTATGAAAAGGATGATTACCATACATATCAATCTCCTCGCCGGCGTCCAGAAAGGCATTCAGCACATCAAGGCTGGACTGCAAATTGGAGACACCAATAGAGATCATTTCCAGGCCATCAGAGAGGATGACAAATGGAACTTGCCCCTTAACCCTCAGAAGACCTGAGACAGTCTTGGCGTCGGCCCCAGCGGCCAAGGCCTTCGGTATTTCAGGCAGGATCTTGTTCTTAATCGTCTTAGTTTGATCCCGCACGTCGAGGATTTTCGGAAGAAGACGATTGATTTCGATAAACGAGATCTGACGCTCTCGCGTGGCACGCCTCTCGTTATCCACCTTGTAGTTGCGAGCGGGAACGTACACCGCGAGAAATGTGGCAATGGCAGCAGCCCAACCACCGATAGCAGACACGGCCGTCCAGTCAAGTCGACAGGTGGGCGCGAAATTGAAGCAAGGAACCATGACTTCAGCAACGATCATCTGGCCATTTCCATATGGTGGAGACGCCATTCTGCCATGGAGAGCCGCCGTGTCTGACACGGCGCTCAGCGCTAAACCAGATAACGGCGCGCTTTCGGCGACGGGCAACCATCGGAATCTGCACATTGGGGCTGCCCACTGCTCCATCCTGCCTAGTAATCCATTTGCCACGACTGCGCGTCTCTCGGAGATTGCCCATGACTGACCAGCTGCTCACCGCCGCAATGGTCCACGTGTTCGCCCTGGCCGGGTTTGCGGCCGGCATCGCCACCCTGTGGGCGATCAGCCGCGCATGCCTTGCCGCGCGCGCCGGGCTGCGCTGGTGCTGGCGGAGGTGAGCTCATGGCCAATAAGTTTGGAAACGCCGACGGCGGCGGCTTCAACAAGGAAACGTGGCTCACGCCGCCACACATCCTCGCCGCGCTCGGTCCCTTCGACCTCGACCCCTGCGCAGCCCCTTCGCCACGCCCTTGGCCGTCGGCCGCCAGGCACATCGAGTTGCCCGGGGACGGCCTGACGGCGGAGTGGCAAGGTCGGGTGTGGTGCAATCCGCCATATGGGGCCCAAGCCGTTCGCTGGCTTCAGCGGATGGCGGAACATGGGAACGGTGTGGCTCTGGTTTTTGCACGAACCGAGACGACCATGTTCCAGGATCAGGTCTGGCCACGGGCCCACGCAGTTCTGTTCTTGCGCGGCCGCATCGCGTTCTGTTCACCAGACGGCAAACCAGCAATGAGTGACGGGCACCGTCCGTCCTCATAGCCTACGGGGAATCCAACGCGCGGCAGCTGGCCGCCTGTGGGCTCGAAGGGTATTGCATGAAGCTCGAACCGGCATTTCGAAAGAACGATGACCTGTTCGGGGCTGCCGCATGAACGCCCAGCTCTTCCCCCGCGAACCGCGCCGCATGAAGCAGCCGGCCAAGGACGTGCTGCGCGAGCAGCTGGTGGTCGCGGCCGATGAAGTGATCTGCCTTCGCGCAGAGGTTCTGCGCATGCGCGATGCAGCAACCCAGGCCACCAAGCAGCTGCGCGCTCCGCTGGCCACGAACTAAAGGAGGACCGGATGAGAGCTGCTGAAAAGCTGGACATCGTCGGAAAGGACTGGCTGACCGTGGACGAGGCCGCGCACTACTGCGGGGTGTCACGAAGCCAGTTCGATTCGAACATCGCCGACTACGGCATCGAACCACGAAATTTCATGGGCAAGAAGCTCTACGAGAAGGCTGCCCTCTACTCTGCAATCTACGGCTCCAAGCAATGGTCAAGGTCACAATCGTCTGGCGCGATGGCGCCGCGTACCTCAACTGGCGGGAAGGCGGCAAGCGAAGCCGTGTCGCCATTGGTCGCGTCAGCCCACGCGAGACTGAGCGCGTATGAGCAGCGAAAGAAGCGGAACTGACCCATGGTGTGCGCATCCTCCCCGGCTGCCCACTGTCAGGGATTTCCTGGAGGCGTACCTGGACTGGTACAAGGTGGAAGACCCGACTACGCACGGCAAGGCAAAGAGCGAGGTCCGACTGTTCATTGCTCGCTTCGGCCATCGATCGATCGACACCCTGCGCCCGATGGAAATGGAGTCATACAAGACAGATAGCCTGACCAAGGACAAGGTGGCACCAGAGACCGTGGGCAAGGAGGTGCGTAGGCTGCAGGCCGCGTTCCGGCGTGGCGTGAAGTGGAAGAAACTGTACTTCAACCCGCTGGAGGAAACCCAGGCACGCGCGGCGTCCGCAGCGTAGCGGTGCGGTTCTACGACCGGGCCGCGATGCGCAAGCTGTATCGTGCGAACCCCGGTCGGGCGCCTCTGTGGCTTTTCATGGCCCACACGGGTCTGCGCCGTGGTGAGCTGGTTGGACTGGGCAAGGATTCGGCGGCAGGGAGCAGACTCAGGGTCGAGAGCGAGCCAGACGAAGATGGCCAGGGGCGCACGAAGTCAGGCAAGTGGCGCGAGGTGCAGCTTAACCGGTATGCGCGCTGGGCGCTGCGCCGCCTACCCGATCCGCTGGTGGCCGTGCACAAAGACACCGTATCCGACTGGTTCGCGTCCGATGCCAAGCGGGCTGGGATCGGCGGCAGCCTCCACCGGCTACGGCACACCTTCTGCGCCCACGTGGTGATGGCCGGAGTGCCATTGCGAAGGGTGCAGATTCTGGCCGGCCATGCCGATTACGCCACGACCGAGAAGTTCTACGCCCATCTGACGCCTGAGGGCGACGATGGCGCGGTGGCGAAGCTCAGGTACTGAGCAGGAGCGCTGGGCCTACTGGGACCAAATCCTGTGGATATGCGGGAAACAGTGGGAAATGCTCACCACTGAGTCCGCCTAAGTTGTTGATTCTGGTGACCCCGGCCCGATTCGAACGGGCGACCTTCCCCTTAGGAGGGGGACGCTCTATCCAGCTGAGCTACGGGGCCATGCAGCCGGGAAGTTTACAGGCAACACACCCTGCCCTCCAAGCATTCGTGCTCCACACGGCGGCGCTGGCGCGTTGCACCATGGCCGGACAGGCCGCTCTGCTACCATCGGCGATTCAGTTCATCGCGCCCCCCACCTGCCCGCGATGGCACCAAACAACGTAACGAAACACAGGAGTCTGCATGTCTTCCGAGCTGCTCAAGTCCCTTGGCCTGGACGCGATCAACGCTGGCACGTACCTGGGCAACGGGGAGTGGTCGAGCGCGACCAGCGGTGAGCTGATCACCCCGGTCAACCCGACCACCGGCGAGCCGATCGCGCAGGTCCGCGCGACCACCGAGGCCGAGTACGAGACCGTCGTCGCCCGCGCCCAGGAAGCCTTCAAGGTCTGGCGCACCACGCCGGCCCCGCGTCGCGGCGAAGCCGTGCGCCTGTGCGGCGAAGCACTGCGCAAGCACAAGGACGCCCTGGGTTCGCTGGTGGCGCTGGAAATGGGCAAGAGCAAGCCGGAAGGCGACGGCGAAGTGCAGGAGATGATTGACATCGCCGATTTCGCCGTGGGCCAGAGCCGCATGCTGTACGGCTACACCATGCATTCCGAGCGCCCCGGCCACCGCATGTACGAGCAGTACCACCCGCTGGGCCTGGTCGGCATCATCTCTGCCTTCAACTTCCCGGTCGCGGTGTGGAGCTGGAACTCGTTCCTGGCCGCCATCTGTGGCGACGTGTGCATCTGGAAGCCGTCCAACAAGACGCCGCTGACCGCCATCGCCTCGCTGAAGATCTGCAACGACGCCCTGCGCGAAGCCGGTTTCCCGGACATCTTCTTCCTGATCAACGATGCGGGCACCGCGCTGTCGGAAAAGATGGTCGATGACCGTCGCGTGCCGCTGATCAGCTTCACCGGCTCGACCCAGGTCGGCCGCACCGTCAACGAGAAGGTCGCGCGCCGCCTCGGCCGCTGCCTGCTGGAACTGGGCGGCAACAACGCCATCATCCTGGACGAAACCGCCGACCTGAAGCTGGCCGTTCCGGGCATCGTGTTCGGCGCCGTCGGCACCGCCGGCCAGCGCTGCACCACCACCCGCCGCCTGATCGTGCACCGCTCGATCTACGCCGACGTGCTGGCCACCCTGGTCAAGGCCTACAAGCAGGTCGAAGGCAAGATCGGCGATCCGACCGATGCCGCCAACCTGATGGGCCCGCTGAACAGCGACGGTGCCGTGCAGCAGTTCCTCGATGCCATCGCCCAGGCCAAGGCCGCTGGCGGCACCATCGAAACCGGCGGCACCCGCATCGACCGCGCGGGCAACTTCGTTCTGCCGGCCATCGTCTCCGGTCTGAAGAACAGTGACGCCGTGGTCCAGCACGAGACCTTCGCACCGATACTGTACGTGATGCCGTACGACAGCATCGACGAAGCCATCGACATGCAGAACGGCGTGCCGCAGGGCCTGTCGTCCTCGATCTTCACCCAGAACCTGAAGACCGCCGAGAAGTTCCTGTCGGCGGCCGGTAGCGACTGCGGCATCGCCAACATCAACATCGGCACGTCCGGTGCGGAAATCGGCGGCGCGTTCGGTGGCGAAAAGGACACCGGCGGTGGCCGCGAGTCGGGTTCGGATGCGTGGAAGGTCTACATGCGCCGCCAGACCAACACCATCAACTATTCGGACTCGCTGCCGCTGGCCCAGGGCATCAAGTTCGATCTGTGATGCCTTCTGTAGTGCCAGGCCATGCTCGGCAGGATGCGCCATGAACACCGTTGGAAATGCAGCCGAGCATGGCTCGGCTCTACAAGGTCGCAAGCCGGTGATTGATTTCACCGGCCGCCGCGTGCTGATCGCCGGCGGCAGCAAGGGCATTGGCCGTGAAATGGCGCTGGCATTCGCTGCTGCCGGTGCGCAGGTATCGGCCTGCGCCCGCGGACAGGCCGGGCTGGACGCCCTGCAGGCCGACGCCCATGCCCAAGGCACGTCGCTGCACACGTTTGCCACCGATCTGGCCGACATTGGCCAGATCCAGGTGTGGCTGGACGCTGCCGCCAACGCACTCGGCGGCATCGATGTGCTGGTCAACAACGCCACCGGCTACGGCATGGCCGATGACGAAGATGGCTGGGCCGCCAGCCTGCAGATCGATCTGATGGCGGCGGTGCGGGCCTCGCGCCTGGCACTGCCCTGGCTGCGCGCATCCAGCGATGCCTGCATCCTCAACCTGTCCTCGATCGCCGCACAGCAGCCACGCCCCGGCGGCGCACCCTACGCCGCCGCCAAGGCCGCGCTGTCGCACTACACCACCTCGCAGGCACTGGCGCTGGCCAAGGACCGGATCCGGGTCAACGCCATCGCACCCGGTTCCATCGAATTCGACGATGGCCTGTGGGATCGCCGCCGCACCGAAGACCCCGCGCTGTACCACGGCACCGTGGCGAAGATCCCGTTCGGCCGCTTCGGCCATCCGCGCGAGATTGCCGACGCGGCCCTGTTCCTGTGCTCGCCGCTGGCGCGCTGGATCACCGGCCATGTGCTCAATGTGGACGGCGGCCAGGTGTTGATGGGCTGAATCTGTAGAGCCGAGCCCACGCTCGGCTAGCGCGCGAGGCGCGGTCGACACTGCATTGTCCAGGGTCCAGCCGAGCATGGGCTCGGCTCTACAGGGCGCTGCCCATGGGATTGCCCGGGCAGAGGCACTATCATGTGCACACTGCCAAGGAGGACCCCGATGAGCGTGGCACCCCGACAGACAAGCGCCCTGGCCGTAGTCAGCCTGGTCATGGGCATCGCCAGCTGGACCGTCCTGCCCTTCGTGGCCAGCATCGTGGCCATCGTCACCGGCCACATGGCCCGCGCCGAGATCCGCCGCCGCCCGCAGGAACTGGAAGGCGATGGCCTTGCCGTCACCGGTCTTGTGCTGGGCTGGGTGATGGTCGGCGCGGTAGTCGCCGCCATCCTGGTCTTCATCCTGTTCTTCGGCGGCCTGGCCTGGCTCGCCGCGATGTCGAACTGATCGCCATGACCGTTTCCGACAGCACTGAACGCTTCAGCAGTCGCGTCGCCGATTACGTCCGCTACCGGCCCGACTACCCGCCCGCCCTGCTGGAGTGGCTGCATGGCCCCATGGGCGTGGGCCACGAGGCCGTGGTCGCCGACATCGGCGCCGGCACCGGCATTTCCAGCCGCCTGTTCCTGGCCACCGGCCATCCGGTCATTGCGGTGGAACCGAACGCCGCCATGCGCGCTGCGTCCGAGCAGTGGCTGGCACCGCAGTACCCACGATTCAGCGCTATCGACGGCCGCGCCGAGGCCACCGGCCTGGACGATGCCAGCGTTGACCTGGTCAGCGTCGCGCAGGCCTTCCACTGGTTCGATACCGTAGCGGTGCGCGCCGAGTGGCAGCGCATCCTGCGCCCGGGTGGCCAGGCACTGATCTACTGGAACTCGCGCCTGCTCGATGCCAGCCCGTTCCTGGTCGGCTACGAACAGCTGCTGCTGGACTACGGCACCGACTACACCGCCGTGGCCGAGCGCTACCAGGACGACGCCACCATGCAGGCCTGGTTCGGCGCCGGGCTGCGCGGCATGGTGCAGCTGCCGAACGTGCAGTACCTGGATCTGGATGCCCTGCAAGGGCGCCTGCTGTCCTCCTCCTATGCCCCCCAACCCGGTCACCCGCGCCATGCGCCGATGATCGCCGCTCTGCAGGACCTGTTCGCCGCCCACGCGGTCGACGGCCAGGTTGCTTTTGAATATCGAACCCGAGCCTTCCTCGGCACGCTGGACTGAACCGACGCATGTATTCGCTTGCCCGCCCCTTCCTGTTCTCGCTCGACGCCGAGCGCGCCCACGGCCTCGGCCTGTCCGCAATGGACCTGGCCTATCGCACCGGCACCACGCCGCTGCTGGCCGCCCGCATCGCGCCGATGCCGAGCACCGTGTTCGGGCTGACGTTCCCCAATCCGGTCGGCCTCGCTGCTGGCCTGGACAAGAACGGCGAGCATATCGATGCGCTGTTCGCGCTGGGCTTCGGCTTCGTCGAAATCGGCACCATCACCCCGCGCCCGCAGGCCGGCAACCCGCAGCCGCGCCTGTTCCGCCTGCCGGAGCACAACGCGATCATCAACCGCATGGGCTTCAACAACGCGGGCGTGGATGCGCTGGTGCGCAATGTCGAACGCGCGCGCAACCGTCGCGGCCTGCTCGGCATCAACATCGGCAAGAACAAGGACACCCCCAACGAACAGGCCGTGGACGATTACATCGCCTGCCTGGACAAGGTGTATCCGCTGGCCGACTACATCACGGTCAACATCTCCTCGCCCAACACCGCCGGCCTGCGTGAGCTGCAGGAAGAGACCGCACTGCGCCAGCTGGTCAGCCAGCTGCGTGACCGCCAGGAAGCCCTGGCTGCGCAGCACGGTCGCCGCGTGCCGATGCTGGTGAAGGTGGCGCCGGACCTCAGTGAACGCGACATCGATGCCGCCGCGCGCGTGCTGGGCGAACTGCAGGTGGACGGCGTGATCGCCACCAACACCACCATCGACCACAGCAAGGTGGCCGGCGATCCGCTGGCCAACGAGGCCGGTGGCCTGTCCGGCGCGCCGGTGCTGGAGCAGTCCACGCTGGTGCTGCGCCGCCTGCGTTCGCGCCTGCCCGAATCGGTACCGCTGATCGGTGTCGGCGGCATCCTGTCCGGTGCCGATGCCGTGGCCAAGATGGCCGCCGGCGCCGCGCTGGTGCAGTGCTACAGCGGCCTGATCTTCCGTGGCCCCGCCCTGGTCTCCGAATGCGTGGAGGCGATCCGTCGCCGCCGCGAAGCGCCGAGCCGCGGCGCGGTGGCGCCGCTGTGAGCGCGCCCATGGACACCACCGATGCAGCCGCACCGCTGCGCTGGACGCTCACCCGCAATGCGCCCCTGCAGGCACTGAACACCTTCCATGTGCAGGCCAGCGCGGCACAGCTGCTGGAACTGCACGACGCTGCCCTGCTGCCGGAAGTGCTGGCGCTGCCCGAAGTGGCCAGCGGCCCACTGCTGGTGCTGGGCAGCGGCAGCAACGTACTGATCGCAGAAGACCTGCCCGGCACCGTGCTGGTGTTCGGCAACCGCGACATCAGTTTCCTTGAACACCGCGCCGACCATGCGGTGATCCGCGCCGGCGCCGGTGTGCCCTGGCATGGCCTGGTGATGTGGTCGCTGCAGGAAGGCCTGTCCGGCCTGGAAAACCTGGCCCTGATTCCCGGCACCGCCGGTGCCGCGCCGATCCAGAACATCGGTGCCTATGGCGCGCAGGTTGGCGAATTCATCCAGTCCGTCGAGGCCTGGGACTGCCAGGAACAGGCCTGGGTGCGGCTGGACAACGAACAGTGTGGCTTCGCCTACCGCGACAGCGTGTTCAAGCAGCAGATGGACCGTTACCTGATCACTGCCATCGAGCTGAAGCTGCCATTGCTGCATGACCTGCGCATGGACTACGCCGGCATCCGCGAGGAACTGCAGGCACAGGGCGTGGAACTGCCGGGTGCGGTGGACGTAGCCAATGCGGTGATCGCGATCCGCCGCCGCAAGCTGCCCGACCCGGACGTGCTGGGCAATGCCGGCAGCTTCTTCAAGAACCCGGTGCTGCCGCTGGAACAGGTTGACGTGCTGCTGCAGCACTTCCCCGACCTGCCGGTGTTCCCGTCCGACCAGGACGGCAAGCGCAAGGTTTCGGCGGCCTGGATGATCGAGTCCTGCGGCTGGAAGGGTTTCCGCGAAGGCGATGCCGGCGTGGCCGCCAGCCACGCGCTGGTGCTGGTCAACCATGGCAACGCCAGCGGCGCTGAACTGCTGGCACTTGCACGCCGCATCTCGGCCTCGGTGCTGGAGAAGTTCGGCGTGCCGATCGAACCGGAGCCCCGCCTGCTCGGCGCCCAGTGGTGAGCACCCCCGCCCTCTCCCCAAGCGCCACTCCGATGCGGGCGGCGCTGCTGATGCTCGGCAGTACGATGGCGTTCGGCCTGATGGCGGTGGCGATCCGCTATGCCACGCGCTACGTGCCGACCCAGGAAGTAGCGTTCTTCCGCAACGCCTTCGGCCTGCTGGCCCTGTTGCCGATGCTGTTGCGCCCGGGCCATGCGCCGCTGAAGACCCAGCAGCTGCCGCGCTATTTCGTGCGCAGTGCGATCGGCCTCGGTTCGATGCTGTGCGCGTTCTGGGCGCTGGGCCACCTGCCTTTGGCGCAGGCGGTTTCGCTGTCGTATTCCACGCCGCTGTTCGTCACGATTGCCGCCGTGCTGTGGTTGGGGGAAACCGTGCGCGTGCGGCGCTGGGCTGCGGTCGTGGTCGGCTTCATCGGCGTGCTGGTGATCGTGCGGCCCGGTACCGCGGGCTTCACCGCGGGCAGCTTGGTGGCGGTGGCTGCCGCCGTGCTCAGCTCATTGGTGGCGATCCAGATCAAGCAGCTGACCCGCGTCGACAGCGCCGACACCGTGGTGCTCTACACCTACGTGTTCTGGGTACCCCTGTCGCTGGTGCCGGCCCTGTTCGTCTGGGTCTGGCCGACCGGCATCGCCTGGCTGTGGCTGCTGGCCACCGGCGTACTCGGCACTATCGGCCAGCTGCTGTGGACGCGGGCACTGCGGCTCGGTGAAGTCTCGGCACTGACCCCGATCAGCTTCCTGCAGCTGCCGCTGGTAACACTCTTCGGCTGGCTGTTGTTCAACGAAAGCGTGGATCGCTGGACGCTCATCGGCGCCAGCATCATCCTCGCCGCGAACGCCTACATCGCCCACCGCGAAGCGGTGTTGTCGCGGCGTGCCGCAAGTGCGGCGGCCTCGGCAGCGGCCAAGCCCGCAGAATGAAAACCACCTGCATGGACAACCCATGGGTCGTGCACGGACAGGCTGCGGGTAGAGTCGACTGTTAGTCGACTATCGCGCGCATCGCGGGCATTGCTGGTTCATTCGAAGAGCAGTCGACTAACAGTCGACTCTACCCGGGCGATCCTGGCAACCCGGGGCGATCCTGGCAACGGCCCGGAACCTACGCCAGCGCGCGATACGCACGCTCCGCAGCATCGAACACATTGCCCGGCGCGAACTGTTCGCCCAGATAGTGCAGCGACTGCCGCCGCAATGGAGGCGAACGCTCCTCTCCATCGCTGCCCAGCAACACCTGCTGGAACTCGATCAGGTCCTGCAGGATGCGCCAGTGCCGGTACCACGCGATCCAGCGCGGGTCGCCGCGGTCGCTGCCATAACCCTCCTCGAAGCCCAGCGGATTCTCACGCCCCCAGCGCCCGCCAACCGCGGCACCGATGAACATCAGGTCACGCTCACGCGGGGCCAGCGACAGGCCGTCCCAATCGATCAGGTGCAGGCCACCGTCATTGCCCATCAGCAGATTGCCGGCATGCAGATCGGTATGACACAGGTGCAGGTCAACCGGAACCTCCTGCAATGCCGCGTGCAGCTGCAGTGCCTGCGCGTGCAGCGCGGTGATGCGCGCATGCTGCCGGTCCCATACGGAAACGAATGCACGGCCCAGTCCATCCTTTGCAGCCGCAAGGCCCTCGCCGGCCAGCCACTGCCCAACGGTCTCAAGTGCCGCAGTTTCCAGCCGCGTGGTCGGAAGCGCACCCTGCAGTTCGGTCGGCAGCTGAGACGCGTGCAGGCGCCGCAGCACCTCGCCCAGGCGCCGCCACTGCCCATGGCTCAACGCCGCCTCGAACCCGGACTGGCCTTCGATGTAAGGGAACAGGGTGAACTGCAATCCCCAACGCTGCACCGACGCGCCACCGGTCAACGCCGGCCACGGGGCAACGATTTCATCGATGCCCAGCGTACCGCGCAGCCAGTGCAGGCTGTCCCATACCGCCGGATCAACCTGGTACGTGCGGCATTTCAGCCACCATTGCCCGTGGCGCGCGTCCACACGATACACGCTGGCATTGGCGTCGGCGCCCACCGGGCGCGGCACCACGGCGGTGGCGGTAATGCCATAGGATTGTTGCAGGACTTCGCCGAGATGCTGCGCCGAAGCGAATGACATGGATGCAAGCGGAAAGTAATACCTGCCGCCACTATCGCAGATGCGATCGCCGCGACACAGACATGTCCGTCACAACATCACCTCGGCGCGACCAAAGGACTAGCCCGCGATGCGCCGCATCATCGCTTCCAGCGGACCGCGTGCGAACCGCCACGACCACAGCCACGCCGCGCCTGTCGCCAGCATCAGGAACAACAGCGCCCACAACAGCACCGACGCAAGCGAAGCACGCCCATCAAGCAGGCCAAGGCTTTCCAGTGTTCCCATGCCCAGCAGGATGTGGCCGACATAGAGCGTGAGGGTCATGCGCCCTGCCGCCGTGAACGGCTCCAGCCAGTCGCCCGGATGTACCCGTGCCAGCCACAGGCAGGCGGCGATGACACTGCAGGCCGCGCCCGCACCGGTAAGCACGTAGGCGGGGCCCGGCGGCATCGGTTGCGTACCCAGCCACGCCTGCCATGGCGTTCCCTGCGCAAGATGCTGCACGCCCTGGCCGGCACCGATCAACAGCACGCCCAGCACCAGCAGTGCACGCTGCACCCGCGGTTGCGACAACTGCAGCCGCGCCAGCAACATGCCCAGCAGGAAGAAGCACAGCCAGGGCAGCAGCGGATGGAAGCCATTGAACAGCAGGTTGCGCGCGGCACCTGGCCATTGCCAGAGGCCGGCGTACTCCAGCGTCTGCCAGTTCCATCCCTGGCTGTAGTCCCAGTGCAGCAGCGCCCAGAACGAACAGGCGGCAAGGCCAACAATGCTGGCCAGCAATACCTGCGGGGAGGCGCGCAGCCACACCACGGCCAGCGCGAAGTACACCGCGTAGTAATGCAGGATGTCGGCGGGGAACACGGTCAGATTGAGCAGGCCCAGCACCAGCAGGAACAGCGCGCGCCGCAAGGTCTGCACGCTGGCTGGCCACCATTGCTGCCGCTGCGTAGCCAGCACCAGGCCAAGACCGGCCAGGGTGACGAAGGTCGCCGACGCCTTGCCTTCCAGCAGATGGAAGAATCCCGCCAGCCAGCCCGCTTCTTCAGCGGGACCGGCCATCGCCAGGCGGAAGTTGACCAGCACCATGCCGGCCAAAGCCAGGTAGCGAGCCAGATCAAGGCCGTGCAATCGCCGGTCATCGGCGCTCATGCGCGTGCCCCGAGCAGCCGCGCGAGCAGGCCAAGATCCAGCGATGCCCCATCGGTGCCATCGGCTTCGCCCAGCCCCCGAC
This genomic window from Stenotrophomonas maltophilia contains:
- the murB gene encoding UDP-N-acetylmuramate dehydrogenase — its product is MDTTDAAAPLRWTLTRNAPLQALNTFHVQASAAQLLELHDAALLPEVLALPEVASGPLLVLGSGSNVLIAEDLPGTVLVFGNRDISFLEHRADHAVIRAGAGVPWHGLVMWSLQEGLSGLENLALIPGTAGAAPIQNIGAYGAQVGEFIQSVEAWDCQEQAWVRLDNEQCGFAYRDSVFKQQMDRYLITAIELKLPLLHDLRMDYAGIREELQAQGVELPGAVDVANAVIAIRRRKLPDPDVLGNAGSFFKNPVLPLEQVDVLLQHFPDLPVFPSDQDGKRKVSAAWMIESCGWKGFREGDAGVAASHALVLVNHGNASGAELLALARRISASVLEKFGVPIEPEPRLLGAQW
- a CDS encoding DMT family transporter, whose translation is MRAALLMLGSTMAFGLMAVAIRYATRYVPTQEVAFFRNAFGLLALLPMLLRPGHAPLKTQQLPRYFVRSAIGLGSMLCAFWALGHLPLAQAVSLSYSTPLFVTIAAVLWLGETVRVRRWAAVVVGFIGVLVIVRPGTAGFTAGSLVAVAAAVLSSLVAIQIKQLTRVDSADTVVLYTYVFWVPLSLVPALFVWVWPTGIAWLWLLATGVLGTIGQLLWTRALRLGEVSALTPISFLQLPLVTLFGWLLFNESVDRWTLIGASIILAANAYIAHREAVLSRRAASAAASAAAKPAE
- a CDS encoding aminoglycoside phosphotransferase family protein; protein product: MSFASAQHLGEVLQQSYGITATAVVPRPVGADANASVYRVDARHGQWWLKCRTYQVDPAVWDSLHWLRGTLGIDEIVAPWPALTGGASVQRWGLQFTLFPYIEGQSGFEAALSHGQWRRLGEVLRRLHASQLPTELQGALPTTRLETAALETVGQWLAGEGLAAAKDGLGRAFVSVWDRQHARITALHAQALQLHAALQEVPVDLHLCHTDLHAGNLLMGNDGGLHLIDWDGLSLAPRERDLMFIGAAVGGRWGRENPLGFEEGYGSDRGDPRWIAWYRHWRILQDLIEFQQVLLGSDGEERSPPLRRQSLHYLGEQFAPGNVFDAAERAYRALA
- a CDS encoding DUF418 domain-containing protein, with translation MSADDRRLHGLDLARYLALAGMVLVNFRLAMAGPAEEAGWLAGFFHLLEGKASATFVTLAGLGLVLATQRQQWWPASVQTLRRALFLLVLGLLNLTVFPADILHYYAVYFALAVVWLRASPQVLLASIVGLAACSFWALLHWDYSQGWNWQTLEYAGLWQWPGAARNLLFNGFHPLLPWLCFFLLGMLLARLQLSQPRVQRALLVLGVLLIGAGQGVQHLAQGTPWQAWLGTQPMPPGPAYVLTGAGAACSVIAACLWLARVHPGDWLEPFTAAGRMTLTLYVGHILLGMGTLESLGLLDGRASLASVLLWALLFLMLATGAAWLWSWRFARGPLEAMMRRIAG